From [Clostridium] symbiosum, a single genomic window includes:
- a CDS encoding ABC-F family ATP-binding cassette domain-containing protein, producing the protein MILSCNNISKAFGTDSILEHVSFHIEEREKAAIVGINGAGKTTLFKIIVGQMAADEGEVVCSRGKTLGYLAQHQDISSDNTIYDELMEVKKPILMMEQQIRELEIKMKHTEGDALEELFQAYSRLNHEFELMNGYAWQSEITGVLKGLGFVEEEFRKPVKELSGGQKTRVSLGKLLLSKPDIILLDEPTNHLDMESIAWLEGYLINYAGTVVIVAHDRYFLDRVVTKIIELDNGRATTFQGNYSAYGEKKAMLRAGIMKAYLNQQQEIKHQEEVITKLRSFNREKSIKRAESREKLLAKIDVLDKPMELNDAMNITLEPSIVSGNDVLTVRGLTKKFDGPVLFSNVDFDIKRGERIAIIGNNGTGKTTILKIINGLVKQDAGEITLGAKVQVGYYDQEHQVLHMDKTLFQEIQDTYPNMNNTQIRNVLAAFLFTGDDVFKLIRDLSGGERGRVSLAKLMLSEANFLILDEPTNHLDITSKEILENALVNYTGTVLYVSHDRYFINKTATRILDLKKGTLINYIGNYDYYLEKKDTMEQLYAPAEDLSPSPNQNAASVSESSPGPSSSLDWKQQKEMQAKLRKKQNALKKTEDEIHALETREQEIDGLLCLEEVFSDVPKLMELNKEKEEIASKLEKLYETWEELAEDAG; encoded by the coding sequence ATGATTCTGTCATGTAACAACATATCAAAAGCATTCGGCACCGACTCCATCCTGGAGCATGTGTCATTCCATATAGAAGAACGCGAGAAGGCGGCCATTGTCGGAATCAACGGCGCCGGCAAAACAACACTTTTTAAAATCATTGTCGGCCAGATGGCGGCCGACGAGGGGGAGGTCGTCTGTTCCCGCGGAAAGACCCTCGGATATCTGGCGCAGCACCAGGATATCAGCAGCGACAACACGATATATGACGAGCTTATGGAGGTTAAGAAGCCCATCCTCATGATGGAGCAGCAGATCCGTGAGCTAGAGATAAAAATGAAGCATACAGAGGGCGATGCGCTGGAGGAGCTTTTCCAGGCCTACAGCAGGCTGAACCACGAGTTTGAGCTGATGAACGGCTATGCCTGGCAGAGTGAGATCACCGGCGTCTTGAAGGGCCTGGGATTTGTGGAGGAAGAATTCAGAAAACCGGTTAAGGAATTATCAGGCGGCCAGAAAACACGCGTTTCCCTCGGCAAGCTCCTGCTCTCGAAACCGGATATCATTCTGCTCGACGAGCCGACCAACCACCTGGACATGGAATCCATCGCCTGGCTGGAGGGATATCTTATCAACTACGCGGGAACCGTCGTAATTGTGGCCCATGACCGTTATTTCCTGGACCGCGTCGTGACTAAGATCATCGAGCTGGACAACGGCAGAGCCACCACCTTCCAGGGCAACTACTCCGCCTATGGTGAAAAGAAGGCCATGCTGCGCGCGGGAATCATGAAGGCATATTTAAACCAGCAGCAGGAAATCAAGCATCAGGAAGAGGTCATCACGAAGCTGCGCTCCTTCAACCGGGAGAAGTCGATTAAGCGGGCGGAAAGCCGGGAAAAACTGCTGGCCAAGATCGACGTGCTGGATAAACCGATGGAATTAAACGATGCGATGAACATCACGCTTGAGCCGAGCATTGTCAGCGGCAACGACGTCCTGACTGTGCGCGGGCTCACCAAGAAGTTCGACGGGCCGGTGCTTTTTTCGAACGTAGATTTTGACATCAAGCGCGGCGAACGGATTGCCATCATCGGTAACAACGGCACCGGCAAAACCACGATCCTCAAGATTATCAACGGACTGGTAAAACAGGATGCCGGGGAAATTACGCTGGGAGCAAAGGTGCAGGTTGGATATTACGATCAGGAACATCAGGTACTCCACATGGATAAGACTTTGTTCCAGGAGATCCAGGATACTTACCCGAATATGAACAACACACAGATCCGCAATGTCCTGGCGGCGTTCCTTTTCACCGGTGACGATGTGTTTAAGCTGATCCGCGATCTGAGCGGCGGCGAGCGCGGACGCGTCTCTCTGGCAAAACTGATGCTCTCCGAGGCTAATTTCCTGATCCTGGATGAGCCGACCAACCATTTGGACATAACCTCCAAGGAGATCCTGGAAAATGCCCTGGTGAATTATACGGGAACCGTGCTGTACGTCTCCCATGACCGTTATTTTATCAACAAGACGGCCACCAGAATCCTGGATCTGAAAAAGGGAACCCTGATCAATTATATCGGGAATTACGATTACTATCTGGAAAAGAAAGATACGATGGAGCAGCTTTATGCCCCGGCCGAGGACCTTTCGCCCTCCCCGAACCAAAACGCTGCCTCCGTCTCCGAGTCTTCCCCCGGTCCTTCGTCTTCTCTGGACTGGAAACAGCAGAAGGAAATGCAGGCCAAACTGCGTAAGAAACAGAATGCCCTGAAAAAGACGGAGGATGAGATACACGCCCTGGAAACAAGGGAACAGGAAATCGACGGTCTGCTCTGCCTGGAAGAAGTCTTTTCAGACGTGCCGAAGCTGATGGAGCTGAATAAAGAGAAAGAAGAAATCGCTTCCAAACTTGAAAAGCTCTATGAAACCTGGGAGGAGCTGGCGGAAGACGCCGGGTAA
- a CDS encoding redox-sensing transcriptional repressor Rex: MEQKEISKAVISRLPRYYRYLGELLEEGVERISSNDLSIRMKVTASQIRQDLNNFGGFGQQGYGYNVKYLYTEIARILGIDRQHNLIIIGAGNLGQAIANYTNFERRGFIIKGMFDVNPRLVGLVVRGVEIRGIEDLEQFIKDNEVQIAALTIPKSKAPEIAERLVKAGIKAIWNFAHTDLQVPDDVVVENVHLSESLMRLSYRVCNMQDQQEREREEALGRAGDAREKK, encoded by the coding sequence GTGGAGCAGAAAGAGATTTCAAAAGCAGTGATTTCCAGGCTTCCAAGATATTATCGGTATTTGGGAGAGTTGCTGGAAGAGGGTGTCGAGCGGATTTCTTCAAATGATTTAAGTATCAGAATGAAAGTGACGGCTTCTCAGATTCGGCAGGATCTTAACAATTTCGGCGGTTTCGGACAACAGGGATACGGATATAATGTGAAGTATTTATATACTGAGATTGCGAGGATTCTGGGAATTGACAGACAGCATAACCTGATTATCATAGGTGCCGGTAATCTGGGGCAGGCGATTGCCAATTATACGAATTTCGAGCGGCGTGGTTTTATCATCAAGGGAATGTTTGATGTGAATCCCCGTCTGGTAGGTCTGGTAGTCCGTGGAGTTGAGATCAGGGGGATTGAAGACCTGGAACAGTTCATTAAGGACAATGAGGTGCAGATTGCAGCCCTCACGATTCCGAAGTCCAAGGCGCCTGAGATCGCAGAGCGTCTTGTCAAGGCAGGAATCAAGGCTATCTGGAATTTTGCCCATACGGACCTGCAGGTTCCCGACGATGTGGTAGTGGAGAATGTGCATTTATCCGAGAGCCTGATGCGCCTTTCTTACCGTGTCTGCAACATGCAGGATCAGCAGGAGCGGGAGAGAGAAGAGGCCCTTGGAAGAGCAGGAGACGCCAGAGAGAAGAAATGA
- the acpS gene encoding holo-ACP synthase: MIIGVGTDLIEIERVKKACVKEAFLLRAYTEEECRQAGGNIARLAGNFAVKEAVSKVFGTGFRNFGPREIEVLRDGLGKPYVNLYGKAKEQADELGIKRLFVSISNTARYASAYAVGEGD; encoded by the coding sequence ATGATTATAGGTGTTGGAACAGATTTAATTGAAATAGAACGAGTTAAAAAAGCCTGTGTCAAAGAGGCTTTTTTACTGCGTGCATATACAGAGGAAGAGTGCCGGCAGGCCGGGGGGAATATAGCCCGGCTGGCCGGCAATTTTGCCGTAAAGGAAGCGGTTTCCAAAGTGTTTGGGACGGGATTTAGAAACTTCGGGCCGAGGGAGATTGAGGTCCTTCGGGATGGACTGGGGAAACCCTATGTGAATTTATATGGGAAAGCAAAAGAACAGGCGGACGAACTGGGGATAAAAAGGCTGTTTGTATCAATCAGCAACACGGCCCGGTACGCATCGGCCTATGCAGTGGGAGAGGGGGACTGA
- a CDS encoding NAD(P)H-hydrate dehydratase, with the protein MRRLVTGKQMKEIDAYAIQTVGIPSMVLMERAALSVADELELEYKKTGKKPFEKAVTLIFCGTGNNGADGAAIARILHLRGFQVSIITVGDRERWTEEMRSQIEIDEKLGIAVERFGGYLPGRFDVAVDAVFGVGLTRDVEGEFKEAVEFLTGLNPEFTVAVDIPSGISSETGRVMGTAVKADLTVTFGYEKVGTAIYPGKGYSGRVAVKDIGFPDFDSYEGKRYFTYEPGDQSRIPGRKKDSHKGTYGKVLIAAGSKGMCGAAYLSALSAYRTGAGLVKILTVDGNVPMLQTLLPEAIITSYPEEMEAEEPEAFRELVERECAWASVIVLGPGLGRGRHVVKLTEYVLLSAYVPIILDADGLNTVAEYPHLAEFFTENVIVTPHLGEMARLVEKDIAELREDLPGAAVGYCEEKGVTCVLKDAVSVVAGKDGSVYINSSGGGAMAKAGSGDVLTGLIAGLIALGLQEDEAAAMGVWLHGLAGERAAAGRGEHSILAREIADSIMQEDGNGRTIQQSLCGN; encoded by the coding sequence ATGAGACGCCTTGTAACCGGAAAACAGATGAAAGAGATAGACGCCTATGCGATTCAGACCGTAGGGATTCCATCCATGGTGCTGATGGAACGGGCCGCCCTGAGTGTGGCGGATGAACTGGAACTGGAATATAAAAAAACGGGGAAAAAGCCCTTTGAGAAGGCCGTTACCCTGATATTCTGCGGAACAGGCAACAATGGCGCCGATGGAGCCGCCATTGCCAGGATCCTGCATCTGAGAGGGTTCCAGGTTTCCATTATTACCGTGGGGGACAGGGAACGCTGGACCGAAGAGATGAGAAGCCAGATAGAGATTGACGAGAAACTGGGGATCGCCGTGGAACGCTTCGGCGGGTACCTCCCCGGCCGTTTTGACGTGGCGGTGGACGCCGTCTTCGGAGTGGGGCTTACAAGAGACGTGGAAGGCGAATTTAAAGAGGCGGTGGAGTTCCTTACTGGTTTGAACCCGGAATTTACCGTGGCGGTGGATATTCCGTCCGGAATCAGCTCCGAGACGGGGCGTGTCATGGGAACGGCGGTCAAAGCGGATCTGACGGTGACATTCGGCTATGAGAAGGTGGGAACGGCCATCTATCCGGGAAAAGGCTACAGCGGCCGTGTGGCGGTGAAAGACATCGGTTTCCCGGATTTTGACTCCTATGAAGGAAAACGTTATTTTACTTATGAACCGGGCGATCAGTCCCGGATTCCCGGGAGGAAGAAAGATTCCCATAAGGGAACGTACGGAAAAGTGCTGATTGCGGCAGGTTCAAAAGGGATGTGCGGGGCCGCCTATTTAAGCGCGCTGTCGGCATACAGGACGGGAGCCGGCCTGGTGAAAATCCTGACGGTGGACGGCAACGTGCCGATGCTGCAGACACTCCTCCCCGAGGCTATCATCACATCGTACCCGGAGGAGATGGAGGCCGAGGAGCCCGAGGCGTTCAGGGAGCTTGTGGAGCGGGAATGCGCCTGGGCCAGCGTGATTGTCCTGGGACCCGGTCTCGGAAGGGGACGCCACGTGGTGAAACTGACGGAATATGTGCTTTTATCGGCCTATGTCCCCATTATACTCGATGCGGACGGACTGAATACCGTGGCGGAATACCCGCATCTGGCGGAATTCTTTACGGAAAATGTGATTGTCACTCCCCATCTGGGGGAAATGGCCAGACTGGTGGAAAAGGATATCGCTGAACTGAGGGAGGATCTTCCCGGCGCGGCCGTCGGCTATTGTGAGGAGAAGGGCGTGACCTGTGTTTTAAAGGACGCCGTTTCTGTGGTGGCGGGGAAGGACGGTTCCGTCTATATCAACAGCAGCGGCGGCGGAGCCATGGCAAAAGCCGGTTCCGGCGATGTGCTGACCGGCCTGATTGCGGGGCTCATCGCCCTCGGACTCCAGGAGGATGAGGCGGCGGCTATGGGCGTGTGGCTCCACGGCCTGGCGGGAGAGCGCGCCGCGGCAGGCAGAGGGGAACATTCGATTCTCGCCAGGGAGATAGCGGATTCAATTATGCAGGAGGACGGTAATGGAAGAACCATACAGCAGAGTTTATGCGGAAATTAA
- the alr gene encoding alanine racemase: MEEPYSRVYAEINLDNIIKNMETMEAGLPEGTGMIGVVKTDGYGHGAVPVAKAIDPFVCGYAVAAVPEAVILRKHGIIKPILVLGSTHERDYKTILEYDIRPAIYEYSKAEALSRAAAAEGKTAFIHIALDTGMSRIGYQPDGGSIGEVEKIKALPGITVEGLFTHFSRADETDKDFTALQYERYMEFAEALKGRGIEIPVRHCANSAAIMDLPQMGLDAVRAGISMYGIYPSDEVNQKMELRPAMEIRSFITYVKDIEPGTPVSYGGTFTADRKMRIATVGAGYGDGYPRNLSGKGCVLIRGRRAPILGRVCMDQFMVDVTDIPGAAEEDRVTLVGCDGEERISMEELAGMCGGFRYEIPCVLGKRVPRVYTRNGEIVGSKDWFDDQYADFM, from the coding sequence ATGGAAGAACCATACAGCAGAGTTTATGCGGAAATTAACCTTGACAATATTATAAAGAATATGGAAACGATGGAGGCCGGACTGCCGGAGGGAACCGGGATGATCGGCGTTGTAAAAACAGACGGCTACGGCCACGGCGCGGTCCCGGTGGCAAAAGCCATTGATCCCTTTGTCTGCGGCTACGCGGTGGCTGCGGTCCCGGAGGCGGTAATACTCCGGAAACACGGTATTATAAAGCCGATTCTGGTGCTTGGCAGTACACATGAAAGAGATTATAAAACGATCCTTGAGTATGACATCAGGCCGGCCATTTATGAATATTCCAAGGCGGAGGCCCTCTCAAGGGCTGCTGCAGCAGAGGGAAAGACGGCGTTCATCCATATTGCGCTGGATACGGGGATGAGCCGGATCGGCTATCAGCCCGACGGCGGGAGCATCGGCGAGGTGGAGAAAATAAAAGCGCTTCCCGGTATCACGGTAGAAGGCCTTTTCACCCATTTTTCCAGGGCGGATGAGACGGATAAAGACTTTACGGCGCTTCAGTACGAACGGTATATGGAATTTGCCGAAGCGCTTAAAGGCAGGGGGATTGAAATTCCGGTCCGCCACTGCGCCAACAGCGCCGCCATCATGGATCTGCCGCAGATGGGCCTGGACGCGGTTCGGGCCGGAATCTCAATGTACGGAATTTATCCATCCGACGAGGTGAATCAGAAGATGGAGCTGCGCCCCGCGATGGAGATCCGGAGTTTTATTACCTATGTGAAGGACATAGAGCCGGGAACGCCAGTAAGCTACGGCGGAACCTTCACGGCCGACAGAAAAATGCGGATTGCCACAGTCGGAGCCGGGTATGGGGACGGGTACCCCAGAAACCTTTCGGGAAAAGGCTGCGTCCTGATCCGCGGCAGACGGGCGCCGATACTGGGGCGCGTCTGTATGGATCAGTTCATGGTGGACGTGACGGACATCCCGGGAGCGGCGGAGGAGGACCGCGTCACACTGGTCGGCTGCGACGGGGAAGAGAGGATTTCCATGGAAGAACTGGCCGGCATGTGCGGAGGGTTCCGGTATGAGATCCCCTGTGTCCTGGGAAAACGCGTTCCCAGAGTGTATACAAGGAACGGGGAGATCGTCGGCAGCAAGGACTGGTTCGATGACCAATATGCCGATTTTATGTAG
- a CDS encoding type II toxin-antitoxin system PemK/MazF family toxin: MIIRRGDIYYADLRPVVGSEQGGVRPVLIIQNDIGNKHSPTVICAAITSKMNKAKLPTHVELNTKRCDMIRDSVILLEQLRTIDKQRLKERICHIDDELLKDVDRALMISLELDT; this comes from the coding sequence GTGATTATCAGGCGTGGAGATATTTATTATGCAGACTTAAGACCGGTGGTCGGCTCGGAACAGGGAGGCGTCAGGCCGGTGCTGATTATACAGAATGATATAGGGAATAAGCACAGCCCAACCGTAATCTGTGCGGCAATAACATCCAAGATGAACAAGGCAAAGCTGCCAACCCATGTGGAGTTAAACACGAAGAGGTGTGATATGATACGGGATTCCGTAATCCTCCTGGAGCAGCTTCGGACCATAGACAAACAGCGGCTGAAAGAGAGAATCTGCCATATTGACGACGAGCTGTTAAAGGACGTGGATCGTGCGCTGATGATAAGCCTTGAGCTGGATACATAG
- a CDS encoding hemolysin family protein: MDDGYWPLSILILVGFILIDAVLYGFGSAIQNMNVNSLEKEAEEGNERAGKLLRLINKPGEFIYTVQVMTNIIGILAGAYVMRQLGQLFRMLIKHSQDGHEMLVYTACVVAAGIVVLSVLISFGIVIPKKCAARKPEKWGYGVFSMVQVIVLLLRPFTFLVSALSALVLKPMGIDLNSDDDNVTEEDIMLMVNEGHEQGVLEAGEAEMITNIFELNDKEAGDIMTHRTNITALDASLSLDEAVTYILTEANNSRFPVFEKDIDDIVGILHMRDALGFAEKEENRKKSLRELDGLLREPHFIPETRHVDTLFKEMQSQKIHMEIVVDEYGQTAGIVTMEDILEEIVGNILDEYDEDEEYISKRDDGSFIFDGLAPLDEVGEALNIEFDDEDYENYDTLNGFLISKLDRIPGEGEQPEVEYQNYLFKVLSVENKMIHAVTAAPVSVKKMEEEE, from the coding sequence ATGGACGATGGGTATTGGCCCTTAAGTATACTGATACTTGTTGGTTTTATTCTGATAGACGCCGTTTTATACGGCTTTGGTTCAGCCATTCAGAACATGAATGTGAACAGTCTCGAGAAGGAGGCGGAAGAAGGAAACGAACGGGCAGGGAAGCTTTTGAGGCTGATCAATAAACCTGGCGAGTTTATTTATACGGTCCAGGTGATGACCAATATAATCGGAATTCTGGCAGGAGCCTATGTGATGAGGCAGTTGGGGCAGTTGTTCCGGATGCTGATAAAGCATTCGCAGGACGGGCATGAGATGCTGGTGTACACAGCCTGCGTAGTGGCGGCCGGAATTGTTGTGCTGTCTGTGCTTATCAGCTTCGGGATTGTGATTCCGAAGAAGTGTGCAGCCAGAAAGCCGGAGAAGTGGGGATATGGGGTTTTCTCCATGGTGCAGGTGATTGTGCTCCTGCTGCGTCCCTTTACATTTCTTGTGTCGGCCCTCTCGGCCCTGGTGCTGAAGCCGATGGGGATTGATTTGAATTCCGACGACGACAATGTGACGGAAGAAGATATTATGCTGATGGTCAACGAAGGCCATGAACAGGGAGTCCTGGAGGCCGGGGAAGCCGAGATGATCACGAACATTTTCGAGCTGAACGACAAAGAGGCCGGGGACATTATGACCCACAGGACCAATATAACGGCGTTAGACGCCTCGCTGTCCCTGGATGAGGCGGTAACCTATATACTGACGGAGGCGAATAACTCGCGTTTCCCTGTTTTCGAAAAGGATATCGACGATATTGTAGGAATTCTCCATATGAGGGATGCCCTTGGGTTTGCCGAGAAAGAGGAAAACAGAAAGAAAAGTCTCAGAGAACTGGACGGACTTTTACGGGAACCCCATTTCATTCCGGAAACACGCCATGTGGACACGCTGTTTAAAGAGATGCAGTCCCAGAAAATACATATGGAGATTGTGGTGGACGAGTATGGCCAGACTGCGGGAATCGTGACGATGGAGGATATCCTGGAGGAGATTGTGGGAAACATCCTGGATGAATATGACGAGGATGAGGAGTACATTTCCAAGCGCGACGACGGAAGCTTTATTTTTGACGGGCTGGCTCCCCTCGATGAGGTGGGAGAGGCGCTGAATATTGAATTCGACGACGAGGATTACGAAAATTACGATACGTTAAACGGATTTCTGATCTCCAAGCTGGACCGCATCCCCGGAGAGGGGGAGCAGCCTGAGGTGGAGTACCAAAATTATCTTTTCAAGGTTCTCTCGGTTGAGAACAAGATGATCCACGCAGTGACTGCGGCGCCGGTCTCCGTGAAGAAAATGGAAGAGGAAGAATAA
- a CDS encoding MATE family efflux transporter — MKKILEDTKIMMTDRIFLSKAVKIALPVAMQGMLNTIVNMVDTMMIGSLGATSIAAVGLANKVFFVMTLLVFGIVSGSGILAAQFWGTHDIKNIRKVLGLALVLATCAALAFFIPAVAVPQKVMRIFTTGEDAIRIGASYLSLVALSYPFIAVSNTYVAMQRAVGKVKAPVVISSCTILINIFFNYTFIFGKFGAPAMGVVGAALATLIARIVEMTALLLVVYLNKSPLACRPKELFGYSAAFVKKFFVTASPVIANEFIWGLGVTMYSLAYGRMGDNAVAAITVATTIQDIMSVLFQGLSAATAVILGNELGAGQMKRAERYAKNFLILQFIITVIMAFFCAGVRWQIIDLYRLSGEVARDVSRCLIVFSLFMPFKMFNYVNIVGVLRSGGDTAVCLFLDCSGVWLIGIPMAFVGGLVLKQPIYIVYAMVTLEEVYKTVLSYLRYRQRKWLKNLTVEIQG; from the coding sequence ATGAAAAAGATACTGGAAGATACAAAAATTATGATGACGGACAGGATATTTCTGTCCAAGGCTGTAAAAATAGCGCTGCCGGTAGCCATGCAGGGCATGCTGAATACAATTGTAAATATGGTGGATACCATGATGATCGGTTCCCTGGGGGCTACATCCATCGCTGCGGTGGGACTGGCCAACAAGGTGTTTTTCGTGATGACGCTTCTGGTGTTCGGAATTGTCAGCGGTTCCGGGATTCTGGCGGCGCAGTTCTGGGGGACACACGATATTAAGAATATCAGAAAGGTCCTGGGACTGGCGCTGGTTCTGGCCACCTGCGCGGCGCTTGCGTTTTTCATCCCGGCGGTGGCGGTTCCGCAGAAGGTAATGAGGATATTTACAACGGGGGAGGACGCAATACGCATCGGAGCTTCCTATCTGTCCCTGGTGGCGCTTTCCTATCCATTTATCGCGGTCAGCAATACATACGTCGCCATGCAGAGGGCGGTGGGCAAGGTCAAAGCCCCGGTTGTCATCAGCAGCTGTACGATCCTGATTAACATATTTTTTAATTATACCTTTATTTTCGGTAAATTCGGCGCGCCTGCCATGGGTGTGGTCGGCGCGGCATTAGCCACCCTGATTGCACGTATCGTGGAGATGACCGCTCTGCTTTTAGTGGTGTATTTGAACAAATCGCCTCTGGCCTGCCGCCCGAAGGAACTGTTCGGCTACTCGGCCGCCTTTGTGAAAAAATTCTTTGTCACGGCGTCACCGGTTATTGCCAATGAGTTTATCTGGGGGCTGGGAGTTACGATGTATTCACTGGCATACGGACGTATGGGGGATAATGCGGTGGCGGCGATCACGGTCGCCACGACGATACAGGACATCATGTCGGTCCTGTTCCAGGGACTGAGCGCGGCAACCGCCGTAATTCTTGGAAACGAGCTGGGAGCCGGCCAGATGAAGAGGGCCGAGCGGTATGCGAAGAACTTCCTGATTCTTCAGTTTATCATCACCGTGATTATGGCGTTCTTCTGTGCGGGCGTCCGCTGGCAGATTATCGATCTCTACAGGCTGTCCGGTGAAGTGGCCCGCGATGTAAGCCGGTGCCTGATTGTCTTTTCACTGTTTATGCCGTTTAAGATGTTTAACTATGTCAATATTGTGGGAGTGCTGCGAAGCGGCGGGGATACCGCAGTCTGCCTCTTCCTCGATTGCAGCGGCGTATGGCTGATCGGAATTCCGATGGCCTTTGTGGGAGGACTTGTTTTAAAACAGCCTATTTATATTGTCTATGCCATGGTGACGCTGGAGGAGGTTTACAAGACGGTTCTCAGCTATCTGCGGTACCGACAGAGAAAGTGGCTTAAGAACCTGACGGTGGAGATACAGGGGTAG
- a CDS encoding sugar O-acetyltransferase, whose amino-acid sequence MNEEEKIYEGKMFDPRKKELKDIKHRAHEACRRYNSMDEYDEKRLPIIREFIGGIGKTYYFQGPVQFNYGSHTFIGENFFANFNLMVMDDARVYIGDNVCFGPNVSLMATNHPLIAEERVGLDKDGNTTMAEFAEEIHIGDNVWLACNVVVLGGVRIGNGAVIGAGSVVTKDIPDNYLAFGNPCRPVRPIGAEDSRRDLILEEDLEHFSFNRK is encoded by the coding sequence GTGAACGAAGAAGAGAAAATTTATGAGGGAAAGATGTTTGATCCCAGAAAGAAAGAGCTGAAAGATATTAAACACAGGGCGCACGAGGCGTGCCGCCGCTATAATTCCATGGATGAGTATGATGAGAAACGCCTTCCAATCATCAGGGAATTTATCGGAGGAATTGGAAAGACCTATTATTTTCAGGGGCCTGTCCAGTTTAACTATGGAAGCCATACCTTTATTGGTGAGAATTTCTTTGCCAACTTTAACCTTATGGTGATGGATGATGCGAGAGTCTACATCGGAGATAATGTCTGCTTTGGTCCCAATGTATCGCTGATGGCGACCAACCATCCGCTGATTGCAGAGGAGAGAGTGGGTCTTGATAAAGACGGCAACACGACGATGGCGGAATTTGCAGAGGAAATCCATATCGGGGATAATGTCTGGCTGGCCTGCAACGTGGTGGTCCTTGGGGGCGTGAGGATTGGAAACGGGGCAGTAATAGGGGCCGGAAGTGTTGTGACGAAAGACATCCCCGACAATTATCTCGCCTTTGGCAATCCCTGCCGTCCGGTGCGCCCCATTGGTGCAGAGGACAGCAGGAGAGATTTGATACTTGAAGAAGATCTGGAACATTTCAGTTTTAACAGGAAATGA